The genomic region cacacacacacacacacacacacacacacacacacacacacacacacacacacacacacacacacacacacatacacacacacacacaaaagaaaaaaaatatatatatatatataaatatatatatatatatatatatatatatatatatatatatatatatatatatatatatatatatataatacacacacagacacatatatgtatacatatatacatatacatataaatatgtatgtatgtatagatagttaTTTCCCTTGCTTGAGTCCGGGTTCAGCCTGATCAGTTTCCTCGGATCATCATGCGTTGAGCCGACCATACTCTCCAGTTCCTTCCACTGCTGGCGATCTTGTGGCAGCCCTTCTGCGTCCTCCAAGGTGACATCGAGCCTTTGGACATCTTTGATTATGTCGAGTAATCTGGTTCAGGGCCTCTCGCATGGCCTCTTACAGTCCTCCGCTTCTGGGTCGAACAAAAGTAGGGCCTTTGTAGGATGTTCAGGAGGCATACAGAGGTTATGGCCATACCAGCAGATGCGGCGGATGGCTGTGAGACGGAAGGTTGCAGGTTGATTTGTGCGCATACGTAACTCTTCATTCGAATCGTGATGGCAACATCTGATGTTCTCGATGGTCCTGAGAGCTTTGCTGTCAAAGCTGTCGATCCTCTTTTCCAGGGTCCTCGTGAGGGGCCGCGTTTCTGCTCCAAAGAGGAGAACGGACAGGACCGACGAATTGTAATTGCAAAGTTTTGATTTCCACGATATACAACGCTGGCGCCAGAGGGGCTTCCATAGAGATTGTATTACTCTGGTGGGTAGAACATGTCTGGTGCTGATCTCAGGGGTCAGGTCTCCATTGCTAGTAAAGCCTAGAAAAACAAATGAGCTATCTCCATTGCGGCCAATATTGAGAGGGGGTGGATCTGGGCCATCTCTGACATGAATAAATTTGGCCTTCAACCAGCTCACCTGAAGACCAATACGGTAAGTGAAACACTTAGCTGACTGATTGAGTGGTGTCATCTGCAAACTCCAGGTCAACAAGGTGATAATTCCCAAAGAAAACATCAGGGACTTACTCGCAGACCTTGGTCATCGAATAATCGATGACACAATTGAAGAGATCTGGATCAGCCACACATCCCTGCCTGACCCCCTGTAGATGGGGAACCATTCGGTATCCTTCCTGTTCACCCGCACACAGCTCTCAGCACTGTTGTAGAGCTTATAGAACAGGGTGGTGATCTTGGGAGTCACACCAAGGAGTTGGAGGATCTTCTTAAAGGATGCATGGTCGACTGTATCAAAGGCAGCCTTGAGATCGATGAAAGCAATATAGATGTGGCAGTCACTTTTGAACTCACAGGATTTCTCAATAGCGAGATGGAGGGCTGAAAAGTGGTTGGCAATAGAGCAGTTTAACATGAAACCCGCTTGTTGAGGTCGGCGGTTCTTTCTAATTGCAGGAAGAACACAACTGTGAAGGATTATAGTATGTAATATGGTTACTGCAGACGATCTTGTTGCCTTTCTCTTCCAAAAGGGGAGGATTATTCCTTGAGTACAATCATTGGGACCCGTTCTGAGACACACATTATTGTTGACATGGGTGAGCCACTAAATCATGATTTCTCCACCCACTTTCAACATCTCTCAGTACTGTAGATTCCAGGGGATTTGCAATTATTGAGTTTCTTCATTGCAGATCTAATTTCCCGAGAGCTGACTGGGTCGAGTCTGCAAGTTTCATTAATTGAGTCTATATCTGCAGCTGTGGTTAGGCAAGGATCAGTTGAGAGAGTGGctgaaagagaaaggtgaagtGTTCTTTCCAACATTCGAAGCAGGCTGTATCAGTTGTGATAAATTTGCCATTAGCATCTCTCATTGTGGTTGCCTTAAACTGAAAGCATGGGCTTTCAGAAGTTTCTTAAATACCTGGCCGATGTTGTTATTAGTTGCAGCTGTTTCCAGGTGTTCAGGTTCTTTCGTCCAGAACTTATCCCGGTCGTCTGCAATAGCCCTATTACATATTCCGTTGAGGCGGTGGTAATCAGTCATGTCACCACGGAGGTATGCCTCTCTTCATGAATCAATGATCTCCAGCATCTGCTGAGATATCCAGGGCTACCTGGGAAGGGATCTTGAGTTTCCCAAGATTTTGTGCGCAGACTATTTAACACAGGTTTTAAAGGTCTCACAACTGTTGGTCTCATTCTCAGTCAGAGCACTGAAATGATTGGCaattatacacacataagcaGAGGCGGTGTTGAGATCTCTTAGACATGAGGAGTCATGGTGTAGTTTGTACTTAGAGATACCTAAGTTTTGTAACCAGCAGTCAATCGTCAGTATTGCTAAGATGACCTCTATATACCCAGGAACTGGTAACAAATGACCTCCAGTGGCAGGAtatgagtatgtggtcgattgCTATCTGGGTGTTGCGTCTGAGCTGTACCTTGTGTCGAGGAGAAGCCCGAAAAATTACCAAACCCAGTGGTGGATGACGGCTCAAGGcctaaaaaagaaggagggagggggcccaTTCACTTCCCCCATGAGGAGACGTAGTATCCCATACCCCAGCTACAAATCCCTTAAGAAAAGTGGGCCTGGCTATGCGTGTTCTCGACTTCTTGTgagttcataaaaaaaacaccattggcaaacaatagaaaaaaacactgaacattaagaaaataaataataaataaaagttcaAATGTCCCCTCATCCTAAAGGGACAGGTAAACATTAAAAAGGGGACATCCCTGGCTGGTGCAGACCATTTAAAGAAACCCGTTTTGGTTGTAAAAATTAATTGTACTACCACGTCCAGCAATATCCTAACTGGCATGTAAAAGAGTCAACACAACTTTTTCTTGTAGTTCCAGCGACCCCACAGTAAAGGGTAATCCAGGGGATGCACACAAACAGAGTCCAGAGGCAACTCCCGTAAAGGTTTATTCTGAGGTGTTATATATACAGTAGGCCACGTCGTTGTGGCAACAGTTATTTTAACAAACTTTTAATACAATTATTCATGAACAGATTCTTGAACAAATGGGAACAAAAACggcaaacaataataaacaactcAAGTAGACATGTTCAAATTGTACACAAAAGTAacataaaacgaagaaaatactGCACTAAAAGCACCGTTAACAAATTCAGTAAAATAGTACATTTAATCATTAAAAGAAACACCGATTAAATACAGTAGTACGATGACTACAGTAGGTTATTTAACATAATgcatataaatcataaatatcatgGCAACAATACAATtaggtgtagcgtgtgtgtgggcgggaatcATCTCGAGCGTGTTTGAGCGCCGCCCGCTGGATTACCCAAGGTTCGGAGCAGGGTTCGAGACCAAGGATCgagggtgtcaaggggacaggtagggaactagggtggaggatagggggtaggTACTAGGAcgtaagattaagagaaagaatgaaaagggagagaaataagaaaaggaacgaaaaggagaaatataagagtaaggcaagagagggaaattaaagaaatgagtaagattaccaaaggaaagggaaaatagaaaacgagaaagaaattaGTATGggagaaaagtaataaaagagaatagatctcaaagtaaaagaggaatgaagaaggatgaacgaaatgaatgaaatagaaaggAGCGAGAAAGGATGAAAACTAGGGACAGAGAGCAAGATAGCATaacgaaggaataggaaaagtagGAAACGAGGAGATTAGCATAGAGGGGAAAGaattgaaaggaaaagaggaaaacgaggatagatgagagtgaacgaaagaaacgaaaggggaaggagtaaaagaaaacgaaggaaagtagGCAGATGAATGAAATAAACAGAATGCAGGTTTCAGAGAAGagtaaatgagaagagagagagagaggacaggaatggaaagggggataaggaatAGAGGTAAgacggagatggaggggaaactaaggggaaaaaagggtaaggaggaggataagggagggagaaggcaaggggtaTTGtgcaggatggaggaagggggtggggggtggagttggagacctcacaacatatatatatatatatatatatatatatatatatatatatatatatatatatatcactcagtaTAGAATTCACACTccttataagaataaataaaaagtttattTTCATGTAAAAGAACAGAGCAGCGTGTAAAAATCATGCATGCATAGACCAGGAACTGAGGGGTGTCTGTGTGCAAGAAAGGGCCCCAAATCTAACCTTCATTTTTGGTTAGGGGGCCACTtgactcaccataacagcgaGGTTAGACATTCTGAAACAAGTGAGGAAATCGCCATGATGTATGAAATCAACGACTTCAAAAAGACCAATAAATTTGAGGGTAGGGGAAACGAAAGTGGGGCTAGCTCTGCAAGTTGGGAATATTTTCAAACCTAACAACTCTTAAAATGAAGCTGTAAGGTGAAATAGTTGAATATCTGATTGGTTAGATATCGAGGTCGTCGGAGGTCAAACTATGACGTCATAACGGGTATACCCAAAATATCGGACTCTGAAGACTAAATAGGAAATTTCAAATTGGAGGAATGAAGATATATTGGCTTTATTTAGTGTTTCTGAAAGAGGAAAACATGGGTAAGTTTTTAAAATAATCAACTTTGCAATAGTTCTCATTTTGACCTCTTATGGGACATTAGAAGTTACGGCCAAATTCAAGAAATTACAAAAATCAACAAATTCTTGAACGGTACACAAAATCCCacaaatcattataatttgctatttttatctaatAAAAAGATCATGATTAACAGATTTTCCATTGGTCAGCAGTAAGGGGTTAACTTAGGGGTCCTTTTTTGCACACAGAAACCCCTCAGCTCCAGGACTAGCAAGGACGGGCTTCACGAGCGCCCGAGTACGCAGTAAAAGAcacagaagagaaataaagactttCTGAAGTCGCACAACAAAGCTTTGATAGACGACGTTAAACCCCGACTGCAGTTGCCACTTGTAAAGCTCGGTAAAGTAAAGAGTTAGGACAAAAAGCGAAGATtagctacacatacacacgtacacacgtgcacacacatctACGTAAACATACAGTGTTTATACCGCCTTCCCTTAAATATACATGCGCGCGTCGCTTTGCTCCCCCTCTGTGTGCATCAGAGCAATCGACCTCTTTCTTTGCCATCTTCTTGGTCTTAATGgtatacttttcttttttgtgtgcgtatctaatctccatttatatatatatatatatttatatatatatatatatacataatatatatatgtgtgtgtatatatatatctatatatatatatatatatatatatatatatatatatatatatatatgtgtatatatatatatatatatatatatatatatatatatatatatatatatatatatatatatatatatatatatgtatgtatatatgtatatatatatgtgtgtgatatatatatatatatatatatatatatatatatatatatatacatatatacgtacatatatatatatatatatatatatatatatatatatataaatatacatacatatatatgtgtacatgtatatatgtatatatgtatatatgtatatatatatatatatatatatatatatatatatatatatatatatatatatatatgcgtgtatatatacatatatatatatattatatatatatatatatatatatatatatatatatatatatatatatatatatatatatatattatatatatatatatatatatatatatatatatatatatatatatatatatatacacatatatatatatatatatatatatatatatatatatataaatatatatacatgtttgtatgtatatatacatatatgtatatacatataaatgtgtgtgtgtataatatatatatatatatatatatatatttatatatatatagttatatatatatttatatatatatagttatatatgtatatatatatatatagtatatacatattatatatatatatatatatatatatatatatatatatacatacatatatatacatgtgtatgtatatatgtatatgtgtttgtgtgtgtgtgtgtgtgtgtgtgttcatacatatatatatatatatatatatatatatatatatatatatatatatatatatatatatatatatatatatatatatgtacatgtatatata from Penaeus vannamei isolate JL-2024 chromosome 26, ASM4276789v1, whole genome shotgun sequence harbors:
- the LOC138866590 gene encoding uncharacterized protein, with the translated sequence MFSLGIITLLTWSLQMTPLNQSAKCFTYRIGLQVSWLKAKFIHVRDGPDPPPLNIGRNGDSSFVFLGFTSNGDLTPEISTRHVLPTRVIQSLWKPLWRQRCISWKSKLCNYNSSVLSVLLFGAETRPLTRTLEKRIDSFDSKALRTIENIRCCHHDSNEELRMRTNQPATFRLTAIRRICWYGHNLCMPPEHPTKALLLFDPEAEDCKRPCERP